From the Candidatus Krumholzibacteriota bacterium genome, one window contains:
- a CDS encoding sigma-54 dependent transcriptional regulator, whose product MKPVVLLVDDENTIRMFLEKTLKDDGYETFSAANGTDALQIVEKELPDLVILDLKLPDINGMEVLEKIKKNYPEITIIMLTAFGDIKTAVSAMRRGAFDFITKPVNLEQLLFVVEKGLNSQRINRELINLRRRVDLDFGKNYVPSASERMNKIYKTVKTVAGSGTTTVLIQGESGTGKEIIANMIHNFSKRRDKAFMEVNCASLPEELLESELFGHERGAFTDAHERKRGLLELTNNGTLFLDEIGEMSKTIQVKFLRVLEKMTFRRVGGTKDLSVDVRIISATNRDLEEAVEKNEFRKDLYYRLKVVPINIPPLRERKEDLYNFIKHFLNRFNKQFNKNFKEITDEAFEAILQYKWPGNIRELKNAVERIVLLEDDEVLRIEHLPSNITENIVKIEGKNKILHKIETALSKPFTEEGVPFEELIKSLERDLISKAMEEADDNQSRASKLLRLNRDKLRYRLKNLDFSQYNDRV is encoded by the coding sequence GTGAAACCGGTTGTCCTTCTAGTTGACGATGAAAATACCATAAGGATGTTTTTGGAAAAAACCCTTAAAGATGACGGATATGAAACTTTCTCAGCGGCAAATGGCACTGATGCTTTACAGATTGTTGAGAAAGAGCTTCCTGATCTGGTTATTCTTGACCTCAAGCTTCCCGATATTAATGGTATGGAAGTGTTGGAAAAAATAAAGAAAAATTATCCGGAGATTACCATTATTATGCTTACAGCTTTTGGTGATATTAAAACCGCGGTTTCCGCAATGAGGAGAGGGGCATTTGATTTCATAACTAAACCCGTGAATCTGGAACAGTTGCTTTTCGTTGTTGAAAAGGGGCTTAATTCTCAAAGAATAAACCGGGAACTTATAAATCTCAGAAGACGTGTTGACCTGGATTTTGGCAAAAACTATGTGCCAAGCGCAAGTGAAAGAATGAACAAGATCTATAAGACAGTAAAAACAGTAGCAGGCAGCGGAACAACAACTGTGCTGATTCAGGGCGAGAGTGGAACAGGAAAAGAAATAATCGCCAATATGATTCATAATTTCAGCAAAAGAAGGGATAAGGCGTTTATGGAAGTAAACTGCGCGTCCCTTCCCGAAGAATTACTCGAAAGCGAACTCTTCGGACATGAAAGGGGGGCGTTTACTGACGCACATGAAAGAAAAAGGGGTTTACTGGAGTTAACAAATAACGGCACACTTTTTCTGGATGAAATAGGTGAAATGAGTAAAACGATTCAGGTTAAGTTTCTAAGAGTATTGGAAAAAATGACATTCAGAAGAGTAGGGGGGACAAAAGATCTGAGTGTTGATGTACGGATTATTTCGGCTACAAACAGAGACCTTGAAGAAGCCGTAGAGAAAAATGAGTTTAGGAAAGACCTTTACTACAGGTTAAAGGTGGTTCCAATAAATATTCCTCCCTTACGTGAAAGAAAAGAAGATTTGTACAATTTTATAAAGCACTTTTTAAATAGATTTAACAAGCAGTTTAACAAAAATTTCAAGGAAATCACAGATGAAGCCTTTGAAGCAATACTTCAATATAAATGGCCGGGTAATATTAGAGAGCTTAAAAATGCCGTAGAAAGGATCGTGCTGCTGGAAGATGACGAGGTTCTAAGAATTGAACACCTTCCGAGTAATATAACAGAAAATATTGTTAAGATCGAAGGTAAAAATAAAATTCTGCATAAGATAGAAACCGCTCTGAGTAAACCTTTCACCGAAGAAGGTGTTCCATTTGAAGAGTTGATCAAATCATTAGAAAGGGACTTGATCAGTAAAGCTATGGAAGAAGCAGATGATAATCAGTCTAGAGCGTCAAAGTTGCTTCGTTTAAACCGTGATAAGTTACGTTATAGATTGAAGAATCTGGATTTTAGTCAATATAATGATAGAGTGTAG
- a CDS encoding LptE family protein, whose protein sequence is MIECRTAMVKLRSITIASAIIAAVLSSCGYYSTTSRTAGDIKYISVPYFNNETPEPNIEIEITQRIIDGLIKDNTLKVVSDEDSDAILEGKIVEYRNDPFTFSKNSAENIQAEQYRLIIGLRISLFNQKKNEYVWENKIIKSHGDYYLESSGTVEQNYEKALENIYTDLVNGILSNTVQDW, encoded by the coding sequence ATGATAGAGTGTAGGACGGCAATGGTAAAATTAAGATCGATAACAATAGCATCAGCTATTATCGCCGCCGTTTTGTCATCCTGCGGATATTATAGTACTACCAGTAGAACAGCAGGCGATATCAAGTATATTAGTGTTCCATATTTTAATAATGAAACACCTGAACCTAATATTGAAATAGAAATAACACAGAGAATTATTGACGGACTAATCAAAGATAATACACTGAAGGTAGTTTCTGACGAAGACTCGGATGCTATTCTGGAGGGCAAGATCGTTGAATACAGGAATGATCCCTTTACTTTTTCCAAAAACTCAGCGGAAAACATTCAGGCTGAACAATACAGATTAATAATAGGATTAAGGATTTCTTTGTTTAATCAGAAGAAAAACGAATATGTGTGGGAAAACAAAATAATTAAATCGCATGGAGATTATTATCTTGAATCCAGCGGAACTGTGGAACAGAATTACGAAAAAGCCTTAGAAAATATCTATACTGATTTAGTAAACGGAATACTATCAAATACAGTTCAGGATTGGTGA
- a CDS encoding ATP-binding protein, whose amino-acid sequence MFSKRSLLLLFAVFATMIVAALFASHSFLARIILFGGIVYVSVITTAAYRNHTKKVKNIQDRLSSLKSEGLFVDSGIIEGKDIFYNTILAILKDLERTIFKLVEKNIQLLSLKEIGRNIISSLDEKKLTESVFDYLMHGIGYKEVAFIIARRKEKILQGVINIEKNNKIKKRILNFDISNLEGAIFNSLQTGKSFLIRDTEQHPLEKIGKKDLFPGSTMSSYICVPMMNSKGKTPCGDPDRCVLMKDDREERRMPDDPYLTDNRCLSCPHLPLLGMLIVSDGYRATQLTNIDQVTVETVGTLVSSNIENWLLYQGLRQAEIFMEKVFESMSHGLFVTDLEGNITFANRSAKEMSKMDTNILEQKSVFDLIIDKNIGKEEYSLGNMLSREGIVSFHEGYLKRSDGYHIPIRMTTSQFLGEKDEVQGAIVLFVDRSDIKKMEEEIRHLDRLAVLGRFTSAIAHEIRNPLAGIGAGVQYLKRSGRYPRKEDKSIDSILSEVERLNRIITDLFKVVKPSDILYQKADISELIDKSYNSIKDLFLEKGVEFNKQIDDNVEPVEVDPDQIIQVLINLFKNAAEATEENGRVEVKAKSYNEKITDHNIREKKKILKVEIADNGKGIDKESLGKIFEPFFSKNKNGTGLGLYITHSIIHRHHGNIDVLSKEHKGTTFKITLPLDKYGR is encoded by the coding sequence ATGTTTTCTAAAAGAAGTTTATTACTCCTCTTTGCTGTTTTCGCAACGATGATAGTTGCGGCTCTATTTGCGTCTCATTCGTTTTTAGCGCGGATTATTCTCTTTGGCGGTATCGTGTATGTTTCTGTCATTACCACTGCGGCTTACAGAAACCACACCAAAAAAGTCAAAAATATCCAAGATAGGCTTTCCAGTTTGAAGAGTGAAGGGTTATTCGTGGACAGCGGGATAATAGAGGGAAAAGATATATTCTATAATACTATACTTGCAATACTTAAGGATCTGGAGAGGACAATATTCAAACTTGTGGAGAAGAATATTCAACTTCTCAGTTTAAAAGAAATTGGAAGAAATATTATAAGTTCTCTGGATGAAAAAAAACTTACAGAATCTGTTTTTGATTATCTGATGCATGGGATAGGCTACAAGGAAGTTGCTTTTATCATTGCGCGCAGAAAGGAAAAAATACTTCAGGGTGTAATTAATATCGAAAAAAACAATAAGATTAAAAAAAGAATCCTCAATTTCGATATTTCAAATCTCGAAGGGGCGATTTTTAATTCATTACAAACGGGAAAATCTTTTTTAATTAGGGATACAGAACAGCACCCGCTTGAGAAAATTGGTAAAAAAGATTTATTCCCCGGAAGTACAATGTCATCTTATATTTGTGTTCCCATGATGAACTCTAAAGGAAAAACCCCTTGTGGTGATCCTGATAGATGCGTTCTAATGAAAGATGACCGGGAAGAAAGAAGAATGCCGGATGATCCGTACTTAACAGACAACAGGTGTTTATCCTGCCCTCATCTACCGCTTCTGGGTATGTTAATTGTGTCAGACGGATACAGGGCTACGCAACTGACGAATATCGATCAAGTTACAGTAGAGACCGTGGGAACTCTGGTGAGTTCAAATATTGAGAATTGGCTTCTTTATCAGGGGTTAAGGCAGGCTGAAATATTTATGGAAAAAGTCTTTGAGAGTATGAGTCACGGGCTTTTCGTTACAGACCTTGAAGGAAATATTACTTTCGCAAATAGAAGCGCTAAGGAAATGTCTAAGATGGATACAAATATACTTGAGCAGAAAAGTGTTTTTGATTTGATAATCGATAAGAATATTGGAAAGGAGGAATATTCACTTGGGAATATGTTAAGCAGAGAGGGAATAGTCAGTTTTCATGAAGGGTATTTGAAAAGATCTGACGGATATCACATTCCTATAAGAATGACTACATCGCAATTTCTTGGGGAAAAGGATGAAGTTCAGGGGGCTATAGTACTTTTTGTTGACCGGAGTGACATCAAAAAAATGGAAGAAGAAATTCGTCACCTTGATCGACTCGCTGTTCTCGGCAGATTTACTTCCGCGATCGCCCATGAAATCCGGAATCCATTAGCCGGTATAGGGGCTGGTGTTCAGTACCTCAAGAGAAGCGGCAGATATCCCCGGAAGGAGGATAAAAGTATAGATTCAATTCTCAGTGAAGTGGAAAGGTTAAACAGAATTATAACGGACCTCTTTAAAGTTGTTAAACCAAGTGATATTCTTTATCAGAAGGCTGATATTTCTGAATTGATTGATAAGAGCTACAATTCAATAAAGGATCTATTTCTGGAAAAGGGTGTTGAATTTAATAAACAGATAGATGATAATGTTGAACCTGTGGAAGTTGATCCCGATCAGATAATACAGGTGTTAATTAACCTTTTTAAGAACGCCGCGGAAGCAACTGAAGAAAACGGACGAGTTGAAGTGAAAGCAAAGAGTTACAATGAGAAAATTACGGACCATAATATCAGGGAAAAGAAGAAAATATTGAAAGTCGAAATTGCCGATAATGGAAAAGGAATTGACAAAGAAAGTTTGGGGAAAATATTTGAACCATTTTTCTCCAAGAACAAAAATGGGACGGGGCTCGGACTGTATATAACTCATAGCATAATACATCGTCATCACGGCAATATCGATGTTTTGTCCAAAGAACATAAAGGAACGACTTTCAAAATAACTTTACCTTTAGATAAATACGGAAGGTGA
- the leuS gene encoding leucine--tRNA ligase: protein MKDTFDFKEVEQKWQKRWDKVFNCDLELRGNEYYCLMMFPYPSGNLHVGHGRNYIIGDALARIKMMEGFNVLAPMGWDSFGLPAENAAIKNKINPSEWTNKNIKEMKNQFRRWGVIYDWSKELASCDPAYYKWTQWLFVQLYKSGLAYRKEASVNWCPSCKTVLANEQVVNGECERCGSSVKSRNLKQWFFKITEYADKLLDDLSNLDNWPKRVRTMQKNWIGKSEGIEISFKLDKSDKILPCFTTRVDTIFGVTFIVMAADHPMAEKLLEIGGREEGIEYINRIKKLKMQDRAESGREGFFTGCYAINPATSEKVPIYLAGYVLMDYGTGVVMGVPAHDQRDFEFARDAKLNIPVVQVIKPDDSDLEELMEAYIGNGSLVNSDKYDGLSNLEAMEVITDSLEKQGLAKRTTHYRLRDWLISRQRYWGAPIPIVYCGKCGVNPVPEDELPVYLPDNVDFTPRGDGKSPLSTSEIFVNTKCPVCGGPAKRDTDTMDTFVDSSWYFLRYLSPNDSSRPFNRKIADRWLPVDQYIGGVEHAILHLLYSRFIVKFLYDKGFVGFEEPFKNLFTQGMITRNGSKMSKSAGNVISPNELIDKYGADTVRIYTLFIGPPEKDAEWNQRAVEGAWRFVNRVWRIYSNNEDIFKGFAASEHKKTDTLDPKSMQDSQLELYRKVQQTISKVKRDVLSGSFHFNTAISALMELTNEIYNFIDTDSGLSSSDEYSVNLFRYSYHNLLILLAPIAPHLCEELRELCGYGSTVFKEKLPVEDERYMEEDTFTLIIQVNGKVRARIDVDSESDEEKLKEIALENERIKKYTNSGKVKKIIVVPNKLVNIVVS from the coding sequence TTGAAGGATACATTTGATTTCAAAGAAGTAGAACAAAAGTGGCAAAAGCGCTGGGATAAGGTTTTTAATTGTGATTTGGAATTACGGGGTAATGAATACTACTGTCTGATGATGTTCCCGTATCCTTCCGGGAACCTTCATGTTGGTCATGGAAGAAATTACATTATAGGAGATGCTCTCGCCAGAATAAAAATGATGGAAGGATTCAATGTACTTGCTCCAATGGGATGGGATTCATTTGGACTGCCGGCGGAGAATGCCGCCATAAAAAACAAGATAAACCCCTCCGAATGGACAAATAAGAACATTAAAGAGATGAAGAATCAATTCCGTCGGTGGGGGGTTATTTATGACTGGTCTAAAGAATTAGCATCATGTGATCCTGCATATTACAAGTGGACGCAATGGTTATTTGTTCAATTATATAAATCAGGATTAGCATACCGGAAAGAAGCGTCTGTCAACTGGTGTCCATCTTGCAAAACCGTACTAGCAAATGAACAGGTTGTTAACGGTGAATGTGAAAGATGCGGTTCTTCTGTTAAATCAAGGAATTTAAAACAGTGGTTCTTTAAAATAACCGAATATGCCGATAAGCTGCTTGATGATCTTTCAAATCTCGATAACTGGCCTAAGCGGGTTCGCACAATGCAGAAGAACTGGATCGGTAAGAGTGAGGGTATTGAGATCAGTTTCAAGCTTGATAAATCAGATAAAATCCTCCCTTGTTTTACTACGAGAGTTGACACGATCTTCGGCGTAACTTTTATAGTTATGGCTGCCGATCATCCTATGGCGGAAAAACTACTTGAAATTGGCGGAAGAGAAGAAGGTATTGAATATATAAACCGTATTAAGAAATTGAAGATGCAGGACAGAGCTGAAAGTGGGAGGGAAGGGTTTTTTACAGGCTGTTACGCAATAAATCCAGCTACATCAGAAAAGGTCCCCATTTATCTTGCCGGTTATGTTCTTATGGATTATGGCACAGGGGTTGTGATGGGCGTACCGGCGCATGATCAGAGGGATTTTGAATTCGCGCGTGATGCTAAACTCAATATACCAGTTGTTCAAGTGATCAAACCTGATGACTCTGATCTTGAAGAATTAATGGAAGCTTATATCGGCAACGGGTCGCTGGTAAATTCAGATAAATATGACGGGCTTTCAAATTTAGAGGCAATGGAAGTAATTACTGATTCTCTGGAAAAGCAAGGTCTCGCGAAAAGAACTACCCATTACAGACTGAGAGACTGGCTTATTTCGAGACAGAGATACTGGGGAGCTCCGATTCCAATAGTGTATTGTGGCAAATGCGGAGTTAATCCAGTACCTGAAGATGAACTTCCAGTCTATCTGCCCGATAATGTTGATTTTACCCCGAGGGGAGACGGAAAAAGCCCATTATCTACTTCTGAAATATTTGTTAACACAAAGTGTCCCGTGTGTGGAGGTCCCGCGAAAAGGGATACCGACACAATGGACACGTTCGTTGATTCCAGTTGGTATTTTTTGAGATATTTATCGCCAAATGATTCAAGTAGACCCTTTAACAGAAAAATTGCAGACAGGTGGTTGCCCGTCGATCAATATATAGGCGGAGTTGAACACGCTATATTGCATCTTTTGTATTCACGATTCATCGTAAAGTTCCTCTACGATAAAGGCTTTGTTGGTTTTGAAGAACCTTTCAAAAACCTGTTTACGCAGGGGATGATAACAAGAAACGGCTCTAAGATGTCTAAGAGCGCCGGTAATGTAATTAGTCCAAACGAACTTATTGATAAATACGGCGCGGACACTGTCAGGATATACACTCTATTTATCGGTCCTCCGGAGAAGGATGCGGAATGGAATCAGCGCGCGGTTGAAGGCGCATGGCGGTTTGTAAATAGAGTATGGCGCATATATTCTAATAATGAAGACATTTTTAAAGGTTTTGCTGCGTCTGAACATAAGAAAACGGATACTCTTGATCCGAAATCTATGCAGGACTCTCAGCTTGAACTTTACAGAAAAGTTCAGCAAACAATATCCAAAGTAAAAAGAGACGTTTTAAGCGGCAGTTTTCATTTCAACACCGCGATAAGCGCTCTGATGGAGCTCACAAATGAAATTTATAATTTTATCGATACCGATTCGGGATTATCTTCGAGTGATGAGTATTCCGTGAATTTGTTCAGGTATTCTTACCACAATCTTTTGATACTTCTTGCTCCGATTGCTCCTCATCTATGCGAGGAATTGAGAGAACTTTGCGGATATGGATCCACTGTTTTTAAGGAAAAATTACCCGTTGAAGACGAGCGTTACATGGAAGAAGATACTTTTACACTTATAATACAGGTTAACGGTAAGGTAAGAGCGAGAATTGACGTCGATTCAGAAAGCGATGAGGAAAAATTAAAAGAGATAGCGCTTGAGAATGAAAGAATTAAAAAGTACACGAATTCTGGTAAAGTAAAGAAGATTATAGTGGTTCCCAATAAGTTAGTAAATATAGTAGTATCATAA
- a CDS encoding DUF5683 domain-containing protein has protein sequence MKRRLMILRSITFFTLIILSAEIRAGSNTGNSSCPNFESDSKEVKLSLRRNLIVSSNLPLKYCNFKYSKEYDIVLEGKRYERREGKLTICKDGEISIRGKRIETCFKNGVLPGYGTYLRGKTQTAAVDFFSIAGALYKLYGETGEYNDLNDRLDEINIALSQAETVSEKNDLNRRSYEISQKVNLQNDYRKKILLFSSALYAYQLIEPLFSEKPPEVYSYSDKTNIKFKASNRSVKKAFLYSFFRPGRGQFYQGKTKRGVFFSSIFVLSSLVSLDLNNQYNKDVSEYNLCVSKLNSSTNIADRRKYSDRASLFWEDVEDSKEKRNISLYVLAGIWGWNIIDTLIYGNEYCPDKNYSFNVTPLGCELAFNF, from the coding sequence ATGAAACGGAGACTCATGATACTGAGAAGCATAACTTTCTTCACTTTAATTATTTTATCTGCTGAGATCAGAGCAGGGTCTAATACCGGAAATTCCTCCTGCCCTAACTTTGAATCTGATTCAAAAGAAGTTAAGTTAAGCCTTCGGCGAAACTTGATTGTGTCATCAAATCTTCCGCTTAAATACTGTAATTTTAAATATTCCAAGGAATATGACATCGTTCTGGAAGGTAAAAGATACGAAAGGAGAGAGGGAAAGTTAACAATCTGTAAAGATGGTGAAATATCGATCCGAGGTAAAAGAATAGAAACATGTTTCAAGAATGGAGTGCTCCCCGGATATGGCACATATCTTCGAGGTAAGACTCAGACTGCCGCTGTGGACTTTTTCTCGATAGCGGGAGCTTTGTACAAATTATATGGCGAAACGGGCGAGTATAATGATTTAAATGATAGATTGGACGAGATTAATATAGCTTTATCACAAGCTGAAACAGTCAGTGAAAAAAATGATTTGAACCGTCGATCATATGAGATTTCCCAGAAAGTAAACTTACAAAATGATTATAGAAAAAAGATTTTACTATTTTCCTCAGCGTTATACGCTTATCAATTGATCGAACCACTTTTTTCGGAAAAACCACCCGAGGTTTATTCATATTCCGATAAAACAAACATAAAATTCAAAGCGAGTAACAGAAGTGTAAAAAAGGCTTTTCTGTATTCATTTTTTAGACCGGGTAGAGGACAGTTTTATCAGGGGAAAACAAAGAGAGGCGTTTTCTTCTCATCAATTTTTGTTCTGTCGAGTCTCGTTAGTCTGGATTTGAACAATCAATACAATAAAGATGTGAGTGAATACAACCTGTGTGTGAGCAAATTAAATTCGTCTACTAATATAGCGGACAGAAGAAAATACTCTGATAGGGCTTCTTTGTTTTGGGAGGACGTGGAAGATTCAAAAGAGAAACGGAATATATCATTATATGTACTTGCCGGCATATGGGGATGGAATATCATCGACACATTAATTTACGGAAACGAATATTGCCCGGATAAGAATTATTCTTTTAATGTAACACCATTGGGTTGTGAACTGGCTTTCAATTTTTGA
- a CDS encoding tetratricopeptide repeat protein: protein MRNRMTRKEIREDAFVSFFVKAHEYIKTHQNYLFAAVIVVIIIVSGIVWYSNHAEESKIQSINRFSEGLTLYRQGETTSAEDIFRSVKNAYGNSKYGVFARYFAGKCALAEGRNTDATDYFNDYLNNCNEYSFYKEPSKIAIAIAYENERDFEKAAEMYVELSEKESSTGKDGSFLEKASELYKLAGKKGKAVELLEQAREFKEGLAKREIQLKIDILKG, encoded by the coding sequence TTGAGAAACAGAATGACGAGAAAAGAGATAAGGGAAGACGCGTTTGTCTCCTTCTTTGTTAAAGCCCATGAATACATAAAAACACACCAGAATTACTTATTTGCTGCTGTAATTGTCGTTATTATAATCGTTTCAGGTATTGTGTGGTATTCCAACCACGCGGAAGAATCCAAGATCCAAAGTATAAACAGGTTCTCAGAGGGACTTACTCTTTACAGACAAGGCGAGACAACTTCCGCTGAAGATATTTTCAGATCTGTTAAAAATGCTTACGGCAATAGTAAATATGGTGTATTCGCAAGGTATTTTGCCGGCAAATGCGCCCTCGCTGAAGGCAGAAACACAGACGCGACAGATTATTTTAATGATTATTTAAATAACTGCAATGAATACTCGTTCTATAAAGAACCGTCGAAGATAGCTATCGCTATAGCCTATGAGAACGAACGTGATTTTGAAAAAGCCGCGGAAATGTATGTTGAACTTTCCGAGAAAGAATCTTCAACAGGAAAAGATGGAAGTTTTCTTGAGAAAGCATCTGAATTATATAAGCTTGCCGGAAAGAAGGGAAAAGCTGTCGAGTTATTGGAACAAGCTCGAGAGTTTAAAGAAGGTCTTGCCAAGAGGGAAATACAACTCAAAATAGATATCCTGAAGGGATAG
- the holA gene encoding DNA polymerase III subunit delta, translated as MASILSRYKKIFSSIDKKKKSNVYLLKGREKFIMEQFEKKIASSVLGGDVKNAFNLSVTYGRDVDIEEFISAANSFPFMAGKKVLVLRELENLRGSCKKLTEYCGDPVESSIVVIIYNTHDQTGRRIKPPRGFQELEKTVEKNGTVLEFRKLYEGDLRRWIIQKAGNMGVKISPEASKTLVERIGGNIYDLKNELDKLAIVYEDRKVDIEDLRQVIGNYRFNGIYDLIDTLEPQRESETLEILFKIINSGTERPSVIVYNLIRNFITLLKIKYGYKSGGYWYAKRRKQANSFTKKEILLWLENLRVADLKIKRSSLPQSLIIISCFLHSFENELYEADNSLERLRVS; from the coding sequence ATGGCTTCAATTCTCAGTAGATATAAGAAAATCTTCTCAAGTATAGACAAAAAAAAGAAATCTAATGTCTATCTACTAAAGGGAAGAGAGAAATTCATTATGGAACAATTTGAAAAAAAGATTGCATCTTCAGTCCTCGGCGGTGATGTTAAGAACGCGTTTAATTTAAGTGTTACATATGGACGCGATGTTGACATCGAAGAATTTATATCAGCAGCTAATTCCTTTCCTTTTATGGCGGGAAAAAAGGTTCTCGTTCTTAGAGAATTGGAAAACTTGCGCGGAAGCTGCAAAAAACTAACTGAATACTGCGGGGATCCTGTTGAAAGTAGCATTGTTGTCATTATATATAATACACATGATCAAACGGGAAGAAGAATTAAACCTCCCCGAGGTTTTCAGGAACTTGAAAAAACAGTTGAAAAGAACGGAACCGTTCTTGAATTCAGAAAGCTCTACGAAGGGGATCTGAGGCGCTGGATTATTCAGAAAGCCGGAAATATGGGGGTCAAAATAAGCCCGGAAGCGAGTAAAACTCTTGTTGAAAGAATAGGGGGAAATATTTATGATCTTAAAAATGAACTTGATAAACTTGCTATTGTCTATGAGGACAGAAAAGTCGACATAGAAGACCTTAGGCAAGTTATTGGTAATTACAGATTTAACGGGATATATGATTTAATAGACACACTCGAGCCGCAAAGAGAATCTGAAACACTTGAAATATTATTTAAGATTATTAATTCTGGCACTGAGAGACCTTCCGTGATAGTATATAATCTGATTAGAAACTTTATCACCCTGTTGAAGATAAAATATGGTTACAAATCCGGCGGCTATTGGTATGCTAAAAGAAGAAAACAGGCAAATTCCTTTACTAAAAAGGAAATACTTTTATGGCTCGAGAATTTGCGTGTGGCGGATTTGAAAATTAAAAGAAGCTCTCTACCTCAAAGCCTAATAATTATAAGCTGTTTTTTACATTCGTTTGAGAATGAATTATATGAAGCGGATAATAGTTTAGAGAGATTACGTGTTAGCTAG
- a CDS encoding sugar transferase has product MTIFRRLNTVPATVRRRRSRSIDPFRDNMSILFRDVQQIKPIFDSDLKLKRVFDIIISVIALVILSPLLAIAAILIKLESRGPVFYSQERIGLNRRAVDRRRRDAEIKFEKRSKKDRRAENCYGKPFKMYKLRTMRQDAEISGPALAKKNDSRITRIGKILRRTRIDELPQFVNVLQGDMSLIGPRPERSFYIKSIRKELPEFTLRLKTKPGITGLAQVEAGYANTMDLMEKKLSYDLLYIMSLSFLTEAKIIIKTISVILTGKGAY; this is encoded by the coding sequence TTGACAATATTCAGAAGACTTAATACAGTACCTGCTACCGTACGAAGGAGAAGAAGCCGCTCAATTGATCCTTTCAGGGATAATATGAGTATACTTTTCAGAGATGTTCAGCAGATAAAACCTATCTTTGATTCCGATTTAAAGTTAAAGAGGGTTTTCGATATCATTATTTCTGTTATCGCACTCGTTATATTGTCGCCCCTTTTGGCCATAGCCGCTATTCTTATAAAACTTGAATCAAGGGGGCCTGTTTTCTACAGCCAGGAGAGAATAGGCTTAAATAGAAGGGCGGTCGATAGAAGAAGAAGAGATGCCGAGATAAAATTCGAAAAACGCTCGAAGAAGGATAGAAGAGCAGAAAACTGTTATGGCAAACCTTTTAAAATGTACAAATTAAGAACGATGAGGCAGGACGCGGAAATATCCGGGCCCGCATTAGCGAAGAAGAACGATTCGAGGATTACGCGAATCGGGAAAATTCTGCGCAGGACGCGCATTGATGAATTGCCGCAATTTGTAAATGTTCTCCAGGGAGATATGAGTTTAATAGGCCCAAGACCGGAAAGATCATTTTATATTAAAAGTATACGGAAAGAACTTCCTGAATTTACTTTGAGGTTAAAAACCAAACCTGGAATTACAGGATTAGCGCAAGTCGAGGCCGGATATGCTAATACAATGGATTTGATGGAGAAAAAACTTTCATATGATCTTCTCTATATAATGAGTCTTTCTTTTCTAACCGAGGCTAAAATTATAATCAAAACAATCTCGGTAATTCTTACCGGAAAAGGGGCTTATTAA
- the trxA gene encoding thioredoxin: protein MSGKIKEIVDGNFNSVIKESRQPVVVDFWAPWCVPCKQIEKIIEEMVEKYEGAISFCKINVSDNNETTKKYEVRNIPLLLFFENGKLIDRITGSISKELIEEKLRKLVKLV, encoded by the coding sequence ATGAGTGGTAAAATCAAAGAAATTGTGGACGGCAACTTTAATAGTGTAATCAAAGAATCAAGACAACCGGTTGTAGTGGATTTCTGGGCGCCATGGTGTGTCCCGTGCAAACAGATTGAAAAGATAATAGAAGAAATGGTGGAAAAATACGAAGGCGCAATATCGTTCTGTAAAATTAATGTAAGTGATAATAATGAAACGACCAAGAAATATGAAGTAAGAAATATACCCCTTTTACTGTTTTTCGAAAATGGGAAATTGATAGACAGGATAACGGGCTCAATATCGAAGGAACTTATTGAGGAAAAATTGAGAAAACTTGTCAAATTGGTTTAA